ATGCTCTGCATCGGGGAGCTTCATTCTCAATATTTGTTATATCTCAAAATCCTTCATTACAACTTTCAATTTTTGTAAAATTTTCAAATGTAATTGTGAAGAGCGTGATTCGGATACGCCTAATACTTCACCAATCTCTTTAAATGTAAGTTTTTGATAGTGATAGAGTGCAACGATCAGTCTTTCTCGTGGATTGAGTGAATCAATTGCTTTGGCTAGTTTGTCTCTTAGTATAGATTGTTCAGTAAATTCTTCCTGGCTTTGTGTGTTGGATGCAAGGTTGTCAACCAAACTAACTTTGCTCTCTTCAAATGGTCTGGTAGTTTCAGTTGCATCAAGTGAGAATACTAACGCTGATGCTTGAATTTTGATTGCTCTAAGGTCTTCAGGTTCGATATTGAGAGCATCTTTAACCTCAACATCAGTCGGAGATCTGCCAAGTTGAGCTTCTAGTCTGGCATATGCTTCGTTAAATCTTTTGACTCGACTTCTACCTGTTCTACTGAGAAAGTCTCTTGATCTTAGGAAATCAAGAATTTCACCTCTGACTCGATTAATTGCAAAAGTTTCAAATGAACATTTTTGTTGAGGATTGTATCTATCAACTGCTTCAATTAAACCAATTGTGCCGTAGCCTAACAAGTCTTCTTTGTCAAAATCTGCGGTTCCAAGATTGGGGAAACGTCCGATTACCCAGTTAACGAGATATGCATAACGTTTGATTAATTGTTCTCTAATTTGTAAAGGTTTGTTTTGAGTTCTGTAACGATGCCAGATTCTCATGGATTCTTCTCTGTTACGTGGATCTGCAATTTGTGCTGGATCACGCATTTCACCAGTGCCTTTTCGAGAAGTGGCGATTATTGGGTTTTCGGTTGTTTTTGTTTTTTTCACGTTAGAGGTTCTCTAGTTTGAGTTGTCTGATTGCTACCTGCTCTTCAATAAATCTCTTACGTTCAGAGCGTTTATGTTCTAGTTGGTACAAGCGGACTTTTTGCAAATGCGCTCCAATGATAGAGCCGATACAGTAACCGATTAGTGCAAAGACAAGAGCAAATGTAAAACTCTTAACTAATACATCATCAAGTCTGAGCTGAAGAGGATCGGTGAGCGCTACCACATATATGAAATATCCGGTAAAGGTTGGAACCCAAGCCATGACAGCAAGCTTGATAGAGATATTTCGATAGGCCTTGAGTTCTTTCATCAATTTTTCCTTTAAATATTTATTATTCTCAGGTGTATTGTTGACAGTCATCTAGTCTCTCCTCTAAACTTATTCCAATAACTACCCCTATCTCTAAGTCATTCTTATGACTGAATCTCACTAGTAAAATAAGGTCTCAACCCTAGTCCCCTATTGGAAATATGACAACAAGAACTATAGAATTTGATATTGCTAGTCTAAATGATCTAGTTTGGTTATGAACACTTTAAGAGAAAGCTATATCTGAAACTGTTTTAAAGTAGATCTAGTCTATAAAAAGAATTGGAGTTAATAGTCCGTCTAAGATGATAATTCCTACTATTACAAGTGCCGTGGCCTTCGTTGTTGCGAGTCCAACTTCTTTGGCACCACCCTTACAATTGAGTCCCATAGTGACATTGATAAGTAGTGAATAGATACAGAAAATCTCAGTTTTGATTAATGGATAAAAATATTCTTTGAGACCAACATATTTCCAGGCAGAATTCAAAAACTCTGCAAACTCTAAATTGATAACCATTTTGGCAATTAGCATTCCTGAAAATAAGCTAACAATGATTGCGATGGCTAACAATAGAGGAGTAAGGATTATTACGGCAAGAAGAGTTGGACTAAGTAAAAAATAAACAGGATCTACTTTGAGCACTTTGAGTACATCAATTTGTTCTGTGACGGTCATGGTTGAGATCTCTGCTGTTAGGGCAGTGCCGCATCTTGCTGCTAGAGCGAAGGCTACAAAAATGGGTACTATCTCTCGTAAATCTGCTACTGCAATTAACCCACCAACTAATTCTCTGCCGCCTTGGCTAGTTAATTCAATTGCTGTATTGTATGTGAGTATCATGCTGGCTATAGAACAAAGTGCAATGATCATCAATATGGATTCATAACCAATGAAGACTAATCTAGAAACGAGCATTGATACTTGAATGCGCCCAGTAAAAATGTCTTTGAAGGCTCTGAATAAATAAATAGCTGCCGAACCTAGAATTTCAACAAAATTGGCATCGGTGGAGGATTTTGCTTCAATGTGGGTTTGCATGGTCTATTTAGATTCTAGTCCTTATTTTACGAGTATTTTTACAACATGTCTTCGCTAACACTAGTAGAGCTAAAACAGATCATTATAGCGACTTGCCGCGTCGTAGCGAAGCGAAGACTGGAGCTAAGACGAATGGTAGCTGGGAGCAGACTTGAACTGCCGGCCTGTGGGTTATGAATCCACTGCTCTTACCAACTGAGCTACCCAGCCACAATCCTTTGTATTTGATTAACAAAGGCGTATTTAACAATATCACTTGTTTTATTAATTCTATCGAACTTAGATAGATTTTTAACAATAGACATCCTGCAAAACCCCGTTTTGTAGGATGTCTATATTATCTTAGGTTAAATTACCAAGGTATATTCAGCTTCTTTTGCTTTTTGGATTTTTTCTTTGATATTACTAATATCGTGCCAGCTGAAAATGTTGGAGATTACAGGTCGGAATTTGAATTCTGGTTCTTTAAGAAGTTCAACTAAGACCATTTTAGTTTTGGCTTGTGCTGGGAATTCTTCGACTTCTTTATTTTTAGCATTTGTAATCAACACGACACGACGTTTAATTAAGTCACTTATGATTTTGACGTTATTGTTGTGCTCTGGTCCATGACCGTTGCTCTGTATTCGTATTTTACTTATTCCGAAATTATCAATCAAGCGAGCTGCTTGCTTTGTGTAAATCAATAAAGAAATTAATGAGTTCATTGTGTTTTGATGTGAATCTAGAATTAAGAGGTTGCCCTCTTTATCAAGATTATGCTCCACTAAACGACTAGCTAGTTTGGCTGCTTTATCAAGTAGTAATTCATGGGTAAACGAAGTCAATTCTTTATTGTCTTGGTTTTTAACAAAATTGACTACTGTTAATGTATCTGATTCAATAGTTGCTTTTATTATTTCTTTAATGCCTCTCAGTAACGGTTGTTTATGGTTTTTGACACTACTTAGTTTTCCTTCAATTTTTCCAATTGTTTTTGGTAATTTTTTAGAGAATTGATCTAGATCTTGATAAATTTCGAGTAGATCTTTGAGTTGGATTTGCGGTCTAAGTTGGTTTGCAAGGACTTTATTATCTGCGATAAGTGCTTTGTTGTATGCGTTTAGTTGTTCTGGATATTGAAGTAATTTAGTTTCAATATCTTGGCTTAAACCAAGATAGATACCTGGCTTACCATCCATATGAGGCGCATTAAGACCTTCCTGCATACCTAAGCCTTGTTGTTGCATTCTATTATACAAGATAGGAAGATATCTTTGTCCTTTGGCTTGTATACTCATTAATGTTTTAAATATAAGAGCTCTTGCTTTAAGTGAATCTATATCATTACTTTTTGCTGGAAGATATTTGACAAGTATATAGAACAAAAGACTGGCAAGAATACTATTACGATGTTCAATACTTTGTCCATCACCAGTTTGTGGCTTTTTACTCTCACTGTCTAAGCTATTCTTTAGAAATTTCACTATTATTGGAGTATTGAGTAATAAGAAACCTCGACTACCAATAAGTTTTTTCATGTGTTCGGATTTTGCCATTCCCAAACTATTTCTACCGTCTTTGTCTTTTAGTGGAGCTATGATTTGTTTACCATTGTCATCTCTCAATATTGATTCGTTTTTGAGAAATTCAACAAGATCTTTTATTTGTTTTACTTCTTGTTCATCTAAACCATGTTCTTGATTTGGTTGCAGGTTAGCAAAGAGTTCGTTAGCGAGTTCTAGATGTAGAGACAATCTTCCAATGTCTGTCATTTTAGCTACTCGCTTCAACATGGCATTGGCAGCATCTGTGATGTTATAGCGTTCAGCTGAACACATGTCAGCAAGCTCAAAGAGTGGATAGTTTGATCCTGAAATATTATGGAGTTCTTTACCAAGATGAGCAAGTTCTTTGCCTAAGCGTCTAATATTAAGAGTAGTAATTTCTTTGGGTTCAAGCCAGGTTTTGTAGTCATTGTATTTTTCTATGTAGAATGATTTTAACCAATCTATCTTTTCAAAATTTGGATGAAGTGCGAAATGACTGTCCTCTGATTTAAGACTTCTATGTGTTGTTAATCGATCGATCAATGCAACTAATGAAGTTTCATAAATCAACCTTTCAAAGTGTTCTTTTAGATGACCGGCTTCAATTCCATCTATTCTTAAAGTGTTAATAAGTTTATGTCCTGGGTAAGTTTTACCGAGTATAGTTTCATTGCTTGTAGTTCCTAGCAGATCATCAGTACTATGAAGTGCAGCATAACGATTTAATATCTCTTGGTTTTGTTCTTCAGTATTAAGTCCTAGCTCGTCCCAGCTATTGTCTGAAGTAAGTGATTGTAGGGATTGTTGAGTTAATAGCTCTGTGTCAGAAGAGTTGGTTAATAGTCTTGCTAACTCTAGTTTGTAAATCTCTATTTGCTTGAGTTCAAGATTTGTCGAGTTATCAGGCTGGTCATTGTGTTTTATGTCTAGTCCCTTCGTGATATTGTCGACTAGTAGTTTTAGTGCCTGTTTAAATACATCCGAATCTACTTCTCCTATTTTAGTATCCTCAAGATCATTATTAGTTGGATTTTGCAGGATGCTACCATGGATGGCTTTTTGAAGTTGACTTATTGTTTTACAGGAATTGGAGTATGTCGCCGGATTATTCGTATCGATATTTTGTACTTTATCTTTGAACAAATTTATAATCGTCTCTGAGTGTATTCCGAATTGCGACCCTAGATATAATGCTTTAATGCTTTCGGCCAGTTCTAATCGAAGATAGTCCGGGAGCTGGATTGATCCTGAGTTTGTTTTAATTTCATGACCTATTATGTAGTTTTTTAATTTGCTATCTTTTAAAGCATCTAAGATTTTGCTGCAAAGTGCTTTGCTTATTTCTCTATTCGCTTCAAGTGCTTTGGCTATATCATAGTCAGTTACATTTGTATCTACGCTAATCGTGTTTTTGAGAACACGGTTATTAACCTCAAGTATAAATTTTGTAGAGTTGCTTATATATTCATGAAGTAAGTCTAGATACTCATCTATAGGAGGTTCTGGATTTGGATGATCAATGTTTTGATATTTATATTCA
The Cyanobacteriota bacterium genome window above contains:
- a CDS encoding FliA/WhiG family RNA polymerase sigma factor produces the protein MKKTKTTENPIIATSRKGTGEMRDPAQIADPRNREESMRIWHRYRTQNKPLQIREQLIKRYAYLVNWVIGRFPNLGTADFDKEDLLGYGTIGLIEAVDRYNPQQKCSFETFAINRVRGEILDFLRSRDFLSRTGRSRVKRFNEAYARLEAQLGRSPTDVEVKDALNIEPEDLRAIKIQASALVFSLDATETTRPFEESKVSLVDNLASNTQSQEEFTEQSILRDKLAKAIDSLNPRERLIVALYHYQKLTFKEIGEVLGVSESRSSQLHLKILQKLKVVMKDFEI
- a CDS encoding ABC transporter permease, with protein sequence MQTHIEAKSSTDANFVEILGSAAIYLFRAFKDIFTGRIQVSMLVSRLVFIGYESILMIIALCSIASMILTYNTAIELTSQGGRELVGGLIAVADLREIVPIFVAFALAARCGTALTAEISTMTVTEQIDVLKVLKVDPVYFLLSPTLLAVIILTPLLLAIAIIVSLFSGMLIAKMVINLEFAEFLNSAWKYVGLKEYFYPLIKTEIFCIYSLLINVTMGLNCKGGAKEVGLATTKATALVIVGIIILDGLLTPILFID